The candidate division KSB1 bacterium genome segment AGTCACCGCAGGCAGTTTGCGGCGCGGCGATATGATCGAGTTGATCTACGGCGCCAATCGCCCGCATGGCAGGATGAGCGCGCCGCCCTCGGCGTTTGTGGACACGATGAACATTGCCTATGATTTGAACGGCAGCGGTGTCTTTCAAGAAATCCTGTCGCCACCCGTGCTGCACGTCAAACCGGGCATGCCGCACCAGCTCGCGGCCTATCTGCCGTCGCAGGCCGTCGTTGGGGAAGCGATCCGCCTGCGGGTGGTGATTTTGGATGAAGAATTCAATCTTGTGCCCGAGGCGACGGCCAGGCTGTTCCTGTCCACCGGCGATGCGCAAGCCCATCTGCTCAGCAGCACCAGTCTCACGCTCACGGACAGCGGCCGCCTGGACATTCCCGTGACGTTCATGAGCACCGGCACGCATCGTGTCAACGTGCAGGCGCAACTGCTGAACAGTGACACACAACTGGTGACAGAGAGCAATCCGGTGCGCGTGACCGCGACCGCGCCGCCCTACCGCATTTTTTGGGGCGATCTGCACAGCCATTCGCGCATCAGTCACGACGGCCACGGCACCGGCTCGTTCGCCAAGGCGCGTGACGTTGCCGGCCTGGATTTTTATGCGCCCACTGAACACACCAGCACTGATTATGCCGACTTGATCGGCATCACACCGGCGGAATGGCAGGAGATCAAGGCGCAGGTGGTCAAGTACAACCAGCCGGGAAGTTTTGTGACTCTTCTCGGCTACGAGTACAGCCGGCTGGCGCCCTCCGGGCATCACAATGTCTATTTCAACGGCACGGATGCTGCGCTGGCGCAGCTCCCGCTCTATCAAGAGCAGTTGCTTGGCGAGGTGCAGGAGCTGTGGCGCCGCCTCGAAAGAGTGCTGCCGCCGGGGGTGGAATTCCTGACCGTGCCGCATCACACCGGCATCATGTGGTCGCCGGCTTCGAATTCAGCCGTCAGTTTCGGCCCCGGGTTCGGCCATCGTTACTATCGACCGCTCATCGAGATCTATTCGTCACACGGCCAGAGTGAGCTGTACGCACCCGATCATCCCCTGGCTTACGAAAAGCTCCAGAAGGAGGGCCGCGCCAGCATGCCCGGCCCGCACTACGCGCAGGATGCCTGGGCGGCCGGCGAAGTGCTCGGCAGCATCGCCTCCAGTGATGATCACAGCGCCCGGCCGGGCTTGCCGTTTCGCGGCTTGACGGCTGTGCTGGCGCCGGAATTGACACGCGACGCGATTTTTCAGGCGTTGCGCCAGCGCCGGGTCTACGCCACCACCGGCCAGCGCCTGTTGCTGGATTTCACCATCGCCGACCGCATGATGGGATCACGGCTGGAAATGCCGCCGGGAACGTTTCCGCTTATAACCGCCGAGGTCATCGGCACAGACAGCATCGCTTTCATGGAAGTCCTCAAATGGAACATGACGCGGGGCCGCTGGCACAACGGGCATCCGGTTTTCGAGGTGATTCGGCACTGGCCCGGCGAGGGACTGCAGATGAAACGCACCGTCGTGGATTCGAGTTATGCCGGTGACACAGTCTACTATCTGCGCGTCAAGCAGCACAACGAGGTGTATGATATGAGCCGGCAGTTGAATCGCCAGGTGTGGGCATGGTCCAGCCCGATTTGGGTGATGGCGCCCAATCCGCTCGACACCACGCACCAGCAGGTGCCCCCGCGGGAATTGCGGCTCAGCGCGAGTTATCCCAATCCCAATCGCGGCCAGACGCAGATCAATTTTTATCTGCCGGTCGCCGGCCGCGCGACCCTGCGTCTGTTTGACACGCTCGGCCGGGAAGTCGCCGTGATGTTCGATGGTGTTGAATCAGAAGGTTGGTATGCCACCCGCCTGGATACACAGGCGCTTGCCAACGGGCTTTACTTTCTGCGCCTGCAGGCCGCCGGCCGCGTGCTGGTGCAGCGGCTGCTGGTGATGAAGTGAAGGGACAAGGGGCCGGTGCGAAATCCTCTGCGATCGATAAGCGGGTAATTCGGGCCGCTGTGAAAACGTTCCAATCTCGCCGGCGCCGAGGTTTCTAAAACGCTGGGGTCGTGAAAATTCCGAGGATTGTGATGTCACGGCCAAGCCGTTGCAGGAACATACTCTGAGAGAAATTCGCGATTTCAGACGGACACTAATTCGCTCGCAATGGGACTGCTGCACAACATGCAACAACTTCTTTCCCTTTTGGAAAGCCCGGCCGCGCTCAAGGCTCTGTTGACGTGGCCGCAGTTTTCCATCACCTCCTATCGCATGGTTTCGGCGCTGGTGAAGCAGGGGCTGCGGCCGGCCACGGTGTTGGATGTCGGCGCCAACGTCGGTCAGTTTGCGGTGGCGGCGGCCAGACTCTTCCCCGGGGTGCATGTGCATTCCTTCGAGCCGCTGCCGGAATGTGTGACGCGCCTGCGCAGGCACGCGGCACGCCTGGGAAATATCTCCGTTCACCCGGTGGCGCTCGGCGAGCGCGCCGGCGAGATGGCGATGCGGGTGAATGCGCAAAGCCGGGCCAGCTCGCTCTTGCCGCTGGCACCGGCGCATCGCGAGGCGTTCCCGGCCGCGCAGGAAGAATGTCAGATCACCGTGCGCGTCGCCACCCTGGATGAGATGCTGGCTGGCACGACGCTGCCGCCGCCGGTGTTGCTCAAAATCGATGTACAGGGCTATGAGGCGCAAACGCTGCGCGGTGCGACCCGAACCCTGCCGCAGGTCGACTATGCCGTGCTGGAAACCTCCTTCAAACCGCTGTACAACGGCGAGCTGCTGTTCATGGATCTGGTTCGCTTGATGGAAAACCAGGGCATGCGTTTCAGCCGGCCGGTGGGCTGGCTGGCCGCGCCCAAAACCGGCGAAGTGTTGCAGATGGATGCGCTGTTTGTCAGGGCTTCAGAATTATGACTGAAGGCAGATGGCTTGGATGCCAAAAACTTTTCTGAACATGCGAATTCACCCCGTTTCGCGCAGACTGGGTGTGCGCACCGTCGTGTACTGTGCGGTGCTGTTTTCCTGTGTCAGAGCACCTGCCGACAGCGACGACGTCGTGCGTTACCACCGGCCGCAATACACGCTCGACAATGCCGGTTTCGAGCTGGGGTCGGTGGGATGGAAGCCCCTGGCGGAAAACCTTGTCGGCTTCACGATCACTTCCGACTCGATCGAATTCACCGCGGGATGGCGCTCTTTAAAAATCGATTTGAGCCGCAGCCGGGTGTTCGATGGAGGCAGCTTTCGCCTCGTCAGCCCCTGGCTCACGCTGCCGGGGGGCGGCGAGTTTGAATTCTCCGCGCAGGTGAAAGCCGGTGGTGCCGGTGGCAAAGTGGCCTTGCGTGTGATCAACGGCGTTGCCAAGCAGGCGCTGCGCCGCGGCAAGCAGCGCCGCGGCGGTGCCGCCGATCATGAAGTCATCAGCGCGGCCTGGACGCCCGTGGTGCTCAGCGGCACCCTGCCGGTGGCGGAAAAAGACGCGTACCGGCTGGCGTTGGAGTTCGAAGCGCCCGGGGTTTATTGGATCGATCAAATCGAATTCCGCCACCGCGGCCAAAGCATCTGCGCCGAGGCCGAACTGACTGCCGGATTGCAGCCCGTCGATCGCAAAACCAAACTCTCTGCTGCGCCGGCACAGGTTCCGCTGCAACTCTGGCTTGCCAACCGCACGGACCGGCCGCGCGCTCTCAAACTGCAGCTTCATCTCGCCGGCCGATTGCACGCCGGGCAGGATTTGCCGGCGCAAGCGTTGACGCTGGCAGGGCAAACGTCGCGGCGCCACGTCTTCACCGTTCCGCTGGCGCACGCCGATGACTATCGCCTGGCGTGGACGCTGCGTGAGGCTGCCGGGCCGCTGGTCGCGCAGGGCGTGCTGCGCCTGGCCGCACAAAACGCACAATTGCCGGCGGCCACGCGCGGCGAGGCGGTGTGGGGCATGCATCTCAACGCCATGAATCTGGAGATCACGCTGCCGCTGTTGCGCCAGGCGCACGTGACCTATCTGCGCAACGTGCTGCAGCTTTATTGGAGCCAGGTCGAGCCCAAGCCTGGCAAATGGCAATGGCCCGATGAGTTGCTCGCCTATTTGCAGGAGCAGGGTTTCGAATTCCTGCCGATTCTGGGATTCCCGCCGCGCTGGGCGAGTGTGCCGGCAAGGCCCGGCGGTTCGGACCTGCTGAACATGATGCCGCGCTCGCTGGACGAGTTTCGCAACTACCTGCGGGAAGTGACGGCGCGCTACGGCAGCCAAATCACGCGCTGGGAAATTTGGAATGAGCCCAACCTGCCGCGCTATTTCGACGGCACGCCCGGCGACTATGGCGCCGTGCTGGCGGCGGCAGTGAGTGCCTTCGCGCAATTGCAGCCGCAGGCGCGACTCGCCGGCTTGAGCCTGGCCTGGTCGGACGACAATCTCGCGGGGTTCGTGCAGCAAGCGTTGACGCCTACCCAGGCGCGGCCGCAAGCCATCTCCTTTCACCCGTATGAGAAGATTGCGCCGGAGCAGGCGCTGATGGAGAAGATCGAACAACTGCGGCTGCAGGTGCGGGAATTATGCGGCTATGTGCCGGAATTGTGGGCCACGGAAACCGGCTATCGCGGCCGCGATTCCATCAACGCCGCGATACCTTACTATTCGCCGCCGCGGCCGACCACGGTGAATGAAATGACGCAGGCGGCATATCTTGTGCGCCATGCCCTGCTCGCCAAGGCCGCGGGGGTGAAGTACTATTTTTGCTATTCGATGGACAGCGAACGCAGCCGCAGCGGCCCGGACGTGCACGGCCTGCTCGATTATGACCCCGACGCCAGCGTGAAACCGGCGTTGCTCGCCTATCTCACCCTGGCGCAACTGTGCGGCGATGCGGTGTTCGAGCGCCGCCAGGAATTGGACAATCCCGGGCAATATCTCATGCATTATCGCCGCGCCGATGGCCGGCGCTTCGCCGCGCTGTGGCAAAGCGAAGGAACCGCTGTGGTGACCCTGCCCGCCGCTCTGCAAGGTGCCGAGGCGTGGGATTTCTTCGGCAATCGCCTGACACCGGCCTCCGGCAAACTGCAGCTTGATACACGGCCGGTTTATTTTCTGCACTAGGGCGGCATTGTCGGAATCAGCATCACCGGTTGTTTCGCAGAAGTGCCCTGAGGCCGGGAACCTGAAGGGGCCACGGCACAAGTATTTTTGTGGCAAACAAAAGCAAAGCCGCCGGGAGGCGAAGCCGCAAGGTTGTCCTTTGCGGCTTGGTGGCTCCGCGCCTTTGCGTTTCGAAGAAACCGTAGCGGTTCAGTCCACTAATTTGATCTGCTGCGGCTTGGCCGTAGCCTTTTGTAGTCAGTGCCTTTTGGCACTGACCCAGACGGGTCTGCTACAAAAGTATTTTTGTGGTGGTTGCCCAGGCCGGGGTGGCACTCATGAGGGTTGGAATCAGAAGGTTTCGCAGGAATGCCCCTGGAGATCGCGGGGGAGTGAACGTCTGGCTCTTGAAGAGGCCACCAAAAAGTCATTCCAGAGAATGACACCCGGAGTCACCCTGCCCATATCCAAAGAGGGATGTCAAGCCGACGGGCGGGGTTCATGGGCAGTCACACGTTGACGCATTGTTGTTCGTGTTGGTGCAACGGTCCTGCCGTTGCCGCAAAATTTTTGGAAAGGTCACAACTTTCGGCGGTGAGAAATTTCGGCGCCGCCGTGGTTGGAACATTCGAACAGATGCTTGTTCGGACGAGCCTTGTCACTTAGCCGGCATCTTGCCCGAGTTTTAACGAGATTTCCTGCAGGCTGACCACAGGCGACCCGGCAAAATTCATCTTTGCGCAACACCATTGTTTTGCCATGTCCCAAAAACACAATCGCTCCTGGGAAATCGCGGCGGCCGTGATGGATGGGGCCACCACCGCACTGGCCTTTTACGCCGCCTTCTGGCTGCGCTTTCAAGCCGGCTTTCTGCCGCATGCCAATCCCGATCCCGGTGACTATTTCATCATGCTCGGCGGCATCCTGCCACTCTGGCTGGGATTGTTCTCATTCTTCGGCCTGTATGACTTTCGGCGGCCGACGCATTTGCATGCCGATCTCCGGCCGCTGCTGTACAGCATTGCCACCGGCGTGGTGTGTCTCTCGGCGTTCACCTTTTTTTATCGGGAGATTTCCTACTCGCGTCTGACCTTCGTGCTGTTCGGCGTGCTGAATTTCCTGCTGACGCTGGGCGGCCGCCTGCTGCTGCGGCTGGGTCTGCGGCAGGCCCACCGCCACGGTTATCATTTGCGCCAGGTGCTCATTGTCGGCGCCGGTGAGCTGGGCCTGCGGGTGGCCGCGCAGGCAAAACGCCACCCTGAGCTGGGATACCGTGTCGTGGGATTTTGTGATGACTATGAGACCAACGGAATTTACAAAAAGGAATACGGGCTGGAAGTACTGGGCCGCACCACCGATCTCGACGAGATCATCGAAAAATACCGCATCGACAAGGTGATCGTGGCGCTGCCGGGACGCGCCCTTCGCAAAATTTCGCGCATTGTCGAAGCCTGCGAGCAGGAAGGCGTGGAAACCGACATCGTGCCCGACTTTTTCAAATTCATCCAGCCGCGCACCAGGGTGCATGATTTCGCCGGCCTGCCGCTGGTGAGTGTGCGCTTCACGCCGGTGGACTCCTGGAAATATCGTGTCGGCAAGCGCCTGTTCGATGCTGTGTTTGCCGCACTGGCGCTGATCGTTTTCGCGCCCCTGATGCTGGTGATCGCGATTGCCATCAAGCTCACCTCGCCCGGCCCGGTGTTGTTCAAACAGGAGCGCATCGGCATCAACCGCCGCCCCTTCCACATGCTCAAATTCCGCTCGATGAAAGTGGGCGCGGAAAAGGTCGATCATGAAGTCGGTTTGGGCCTGTGCCATGACCCGCGTGTCACCCGCTTGGGGAAGTTCCTGCGCGAATGGAGCCTGGACGAACTGCCCCAGTTGTGGAACGTGCTCATGGGTGACATGAGCCTGGTCGGGCCGCGGCCGGAGCGCACCTATCACGTGCGCCAGTTGAAAACCCGGGTGCCCAACTACATGATTCGTCACCAGGTCCGGACCGGCATGACCGGTTGGGCACAGGTCAACGGCTGGCGCGGCGACACCTCGATCGACCGGCGCATCGAACATGATCTGTATTACATCGAGAACTGGTCGTTCGCCTTCGATCTCAAGATCATCCTGCTGACCCTGTTCGGGGGTGTGATCAGCAAAAAAGCCCGCGGGCTGTGAGGTCTGCGGGCCGCCGGCAGCAAACCACTGCTTCACAAACGGCAGTTTCATTCATGCGAGAGAGATGAACAGGAATTGCAAAACACACCCCCTGAGCGTGACACTGGTCAGCGAACAGTATGCGCCGGATTTGTCCTCCACCGCGCAGTTGTTCGAGGAGCTGATGGTGGAATTGCAGCAGCAGGGCGTGGCGGTGCGCGTTTGCACGCTCACCCCCGGCTATCACGGCTATGTGAGACAGGGCAAAGTCCCGTGGCGCGAAGTACGCCACGGCGTGCCGGTGCGCCGCCTGCCCCGGCTGCCGTTCCGCCGCAGCAACCGCGTGGGCGAGGCGCTCAACTGGCTGTGGGGCACGGTTGCGCTGGCCCTGCTCGCCTGGCGCACACCGCGCGAAGCACCGCTGCTGATCAGCACCAATCCGCCAATGGCGCATGTCGTGGGCGCGGTCCTGAAGCTGCTGCGCGGCCAGCGTTTCATTGCCCTGTTTTATGACCTGCATCCGGAATTATCCTGCGCAGTGGGCCTGCTGCGGGAGGGCAGCCTGATCGACCGGTTGTGGCGCGGGATCAATCGGTGGGCCCTGCGCCACACCGATGTGGCCGTGGCGATCGGGGCGTACATGGAGCGGGTGATCAAAGGCCGTTATCCGGCGGTGGCCACCACCATCATTCACAACTGGTGTGATCCGCGCGTGGTGCGCTGTCTGCCCAAGCAGGCGAGCCTGTTTGCCCGCGAGCACGGCCTGCTCGACAAGTTCGTGGTGCTGTTCTCCGGCAACATGGGCTGGCGCCAGCGGCTGGAGATTCTCATTGAAGTAGCGGCGTTGCTGACCGATCTGCCGATCCGCTTTGTGTTCATCGGCGATGGTGTGAAGAAAGCCAAGCTGCAGGAAATGGCACGGGCGCGCGGCCTGCACAACGTCTTGTTCTTTCCCTATCAGCCGCGGCATTTGATGGAGCACTCACTCGCCGCCGCGGATCTGACCGTGGTCTCGCATGAGCGCGAGGCCATCGGCTTCGGCGTGCCGAGCAAGATTTACACCTACATGGCCGCCGGCCGCGCCATTCTGGGGCTGGCGAGCAAGCCCTGTGAGTTGATCGACATGGTGCGGGAATGCCAGTGTGGCTGGGTGTTCGATGAAGATCAGGATCGCGACGCCATTGCGGACTTGCTCAGAAACTTGTTGCAGGCACCACAGCTCAGCCACCATGCCGGCCAGCGTGCGCGTGAGTATTTCGAACGCCATTTCACCCTGCAGCGCGTGGCGCGTCAATACCAGGAGGTGATCCAGCGCCTGTGCGAAACCGGGCCGGCACCGGGACTTTTCTCCAGGTTGTTCAATCGTTCGCCGCAGCACCCGTCGCTCCGCCAAGCGGGTAAGTCCCCGGCACCGCCGCCGCGCCAATCCGGTCAGCGACTGGAGAAAGTCGAACTATGAACAGGAACGTTCGCAACGATGCCATAACCTTGAGGAGTTGCCGCTTCCCTTTTGCCGTGATGCTGCGTGCCTGTGCCGGCATGCTGCTGTTTTGTTGCATCACAGGCGCGGCGCAGGAAATCATGACCGTGCCGACCTATCACTGGTCCTACATTTATGCGCGTGAGCTGAGTTTGCGTCACCGGCAGTTGGATTTTTCCCCGGCGAACTGGCCGGTGACGCTGGGTGACATGGCGCGCCTGGCCGATACCACCGGTCTGGCGACGGCATCTGCGCCGGAGCGATTCTGGCAAATGCGGCTGCTGCAGTTTGCGCGCACGCCGCGCGCGCAGAAAGCGTGGCTGCAGTTGGGCGGCCGGCTGAGCGAAAGCGCCGGTGATTTCGGACCCGCCTGGCACAGCCGCGCCGGCCTGCGCACGCAGCTTGCGTTGTTCCCCGACCGGCACGTGGCCCTGGTGAATGCCATTCGCCTGGATGAAGAGTTGCGTGAAGACCCGAATTATTTGGGCAAGCGCTGGCGCGGCTTTGCCGGCTACACCGAGCAGGCCTACGTGGCCTTGCATTTCGGCAGGTATGTCGCTAAATTGGGCCGTGATTTTGTGCGCTGGGGACGCGGCACGGATGCGACTTTGCTGCTCTCGGATTACTCCCGGCCGCTGGATCATTTTTTCGGCCGTCTCACGCTCGCGCCCTTTCGCTTCGATTATCTCGCGGCCAAACTGAATTCGGAGTATCTGCCGGATTCCCTGCGCACGCGCTACGCCACCGAGGTGAGTGAACGCTATCTCGCTGCCGCACGCGCGGAAGTCCGGTTCAAAACGAACCTGCTCACGCTCGCGGTTACGCAACTGGTGCTGTACGGCGGCCCGGGCCGCGGCTTCGAGTTGTACTATCTCAATCCGCTCCTGGCGTTTCACGGCGAGCAGCTCAACGAATCGCTGAAGAGCAACACCGCGGGCGCGCTCGACGCCGTGCTGCGGCCGCGCGACGGGCTGGAATGCTATGCGCAATTGCTCATCGATGACGTGCAAGTCGAGAAGACGCGCCGCGGCGATCTGGAGCCGAATGAAATTGCCTTTCTGCTCGGCGGCGAGCTGGCGGAGCCCTTCGGCTGGCGCGGGGTCACCCTGGGGCTGGAATACACCCGCGTTGCCAATCGCACCTACAATGCCATCACCGTGTGGGAAAAGTTTCTGCACCGCAACCGGCCGCTGGCGCACTTTCTCGGCAATGATTTCGACCGCTGGCTGGTGCACGGCCGCGCCTATGCCGGCGGCAATGTGCAGCTCTTCTACTCTTACGAAGCCCGCCGCCACGGCGAGGGCCGCCTGGAGCGGCCGTTCGACATGCCGTGGGTGAACGCGGATCTGCAGCAGGGGTATCGTGAGAAATTCCCCAGTGGCGTGGTGGAGCGCAGCACGCATGTCCATCTCGAAGCGCGCTGGCATGCCACCGCGGGTTTCCATCTCGCGCTGGCCGCCGGGCACGCGCGCTACCGCAATTTTGCCAATCAGGCGGGCCGGCAGCAGCAGGAAACCAGCGTGCGGCTGCAGCTTGGGCTCGAGCAATTCTGGTGGCTGGGTTTGGAATGAGGCGCGGGGCCGGGCTGGCGGGGTGACAGCGATAAACCAGCGGGGGCGGAACGGAATCATCTGCAATAATAAATAGATCATCCGACTCAAGCGTACATGGCCACATGACTGTTCTTTGCATCTGATGAACTCCGATAGGAGTGAGAGGTTTATCGCCAGGTGCCGTTCGCCCAAATGAACCCCCCTCGGGGTGACATGTGTATCGTGCTTCATCATTGATCTCATCTTGCATTGAAGGCAAACGCCGTTACATGTCATTCCCAAAGGAGTTGGAAGTTGGCGGTGTTGACAATTACTATAGACATT includes the following:
- a CDS encoding DUF3604 domain-containing protein → MTRQRAYLWGMRFCAALLLLAVWIGLSTTGRSGGPDFTATVEPTTAIAKSRDTWTVRLRVETDSVRTGATIKCRFIKGFGEPQNSDSLRRNYVAVRTTNPGARVAITSLERSDAALVWDWDRNAWIVTVKVTAGSLRRGDMIELIYGANRPHGRMSAPPSAFVDTMNIAYDLNGSGVFQEILSPPVLHVKPGMPHQLAAYLPSQAVVGEAIRLRVVILDEEFNLVPEATARLFLSTGDAQAHLLSSTSLTLTDSGRLDIPVTFMSTGTHRVNVQAQLLNSDTQLVTESNPVRVTATAPPYRIFWGDLHSHSRISHDGHGTGSFAKARDVAGLDFYAPTEHTSTDYADLIGITPAEWQEIKAQVVKYNQPGSFVTLLGYEYSRLAPSGHHNVYFNGTDAALAQLPLYQEQLLGEVQELWRRLERVLPPGVEFLTVPHHTGIMWSPASNSAVSFGPGFGHRYYRPLIEIYSSHGQSELYAPDHPLAYEKLQKEGRASMPGPHYAQDAWAAGEVLGSIASSDDHSARPGLPFRGLTAVLAPELTRDAIFQALRQRRVYATTGQRLLLDFTIADRMMGSRLEMPPGTFPLITAEVIGTDSIAFMEVLKWNMTRGRWHNGHPVFEVIRHWPGEGLQMKRTVVDSSYAGDTVYYLRVKQHNEVYDMSRQLNRQVWAWSSPIWVMAPNPLDTTHQQVPPRELRLSASYPNPNRGQTQINFYLPVAGRATLRLFDTLGREVAVMFDGVESEGWYATRLDTQALANGLYFLRLQAAGRVLVQRLLVMK
- a CDS encoding FkbM family methyltransferase, which translates into the protein MQQLLSLLESPAALKALLTWPQFSITSYRMVSALVKQGLRPATVLDVGANVGQFAVAAARLFPGVHVHSFEPLPECVTRLRRHAARLGNISVHPVALGERAGEMAMRVNAQSRASSLLPLAPAHREAFPAAQEECQITVRVATLDEMLAGTTLPPPVLLKIDVQGYEAQTLRGATRTLPQVDYAVLETSFKPLYNGELLFMDLVRLMENQGMRFSRPVGWLAAPKTGEVLQMDALFVRASEL
- a CDS encoding undecaprenyl-phosphate glucose phosphotransferase; the encoded protein is MSQKHNRSWEIAAAVMDGATTALAFYAAFWLRFQAGFLPHANPDPGDYFIMLGGILPLWLGLFSFFGLYDFRRPTHLHADLRPLLYSIATGVVCLSAFTFFYREISYSRLTFVLFGVLNFLLTLGGRLLLRLGLRQAHRHGYHLRQVLIVGAGELGLRVAAQAKRHPELGYRVVGFCDDYETNGIYKKEYGLEVLGRTTDLDEIIEKYRIDKVIVALPGRALRKISRIVEACEQEGVETDIVPDFFKFIQPRTRVHDFAGLPLVSVRFTPVDSWKYRVGKRLFDAVFAALALIVFAPLMLVIAIAIKLTSPGPVLFKQERIGINRRPFHMLKFRSMKVGAEKVDHEVGLGLCHDPRVTRLGKFLREWSLDELPQLWNVLMGDMSLVGPRPERTYHVRQLKTRVPNYMIRHQVRTGMTGWAQVNGWRGDTSIDRRIEHDLYYIENWSFAFDLKIILLTLFGGVISKKARGL
- a CDS encoding glycosyltransferase family 4 protein yields the protein MNRNCKTHPLSVTLVSEQYAPDLSSTAQLFEELMVELQQQGVAVRVCTLTPGYHGYVRQGKVPWREVRHGVPVRRLPRLPFRRSNRVGEALNWLWGTVALALLAWRTPREAPLLISTNPPMAHVVGAVLKLLRGQRFIALFYDLHPELSCAVGLLREGSLIDRLWRGINRWALRHTDVAVAIGAYMERVIKGRYPAVATTIIHNWCDPRVVRCLPKQASLFAREHGLLDKFVVLFSGNMGWRQRLEILIEVAALLTDLPIRFVFIGDGVKKAKLQEMARARGLHNVLFFPYQPRHLMEHSLAAADLTVVSHEREAIGFGVPSKIYTYMAAGRAILGLASKPCELIDMVRECQCGWVFDEDQDRDAIADLLRNLLQAPQLSHHAGQRAREYFERHFTLQRVARQYQEVIQRLCETGPAPGLFSRLFNRSPQHPSLRQAGKSPAPPPRQSGQRLEKVEL
- a CDS encoding capsule assembly Wzi family protein, with amino-acid sequence MNRNVRNDAITLRSCRFPFAVMLRACAGMLLFCCITGAAQEIMTVPTYHWSYIYARELSLRHRQLDFSPANWPVTLGDMARLADTTGLATASAPERFWQMRLLQFARTPRAQKAWLQLGGRLSESAGDFGPAWHSRAGLRTQLALFPDRHVALVNAIRLDEELREDPNYLGKRWRGFAGYTEQAYVALHFGRYVAKLGRDFVRWGRGTDATLLLSDYSRPLDHFFGRLTLAPFRFDYLAAKLNSEYLPDSLRTRYATEVSERYLAAARAEVRFKTNLLTLAVTQLVLYGGPGRGFELYYLNPLLAFHGEQLNESLKSNTAGALDAVLRPRDGLECYAQLLIDDVQVEKTRRGDLEPNEIAFLLGGELAEPFGWRGVTLGLEYTRVANRTYNAITVWEKFLHRNRPLAHFLGNDFDRWLVHGRAYAGGNVQLFYSYEARRHGEGRLERPFDMPWVNADLQQGYREKFPSGVVERSTHVHLEARWHATAGFHLALAAGHARYRNFANQAGRQQQETSVRLQLGLEQFWWLGLE